Proteins encoded in a region of the Kwoniella botswanensis chromosome 2, complete sequence genome:
- a CDS encoding tartrate dehydrogenase, with amino-acid sequence MSTRQHNIAVIAGDGIGIEVTASTLEVLRAVQKKLGGFELKFDELDYGSARYKAQGSYTPEGWLEHLRKSDAIFFGAVGDPDVPDHISLWDLILPMRQKFQQYVNVRPSAILPGIPPRITNAQPGDLDWVIIRENTEGEYAGQGGRTHVGTEWETATEVAVFTRKGVERVMRFAFETARKRPRKLLTVVSKSNAQRYGLVLWDEVAEIVSKDFPDVKWDKMLVDAMTVRMVTKPKTLDTIVTTNLHGDILSDLAAGVSGSIGIAHSSSLDPTRKSPSLFEPVHGAAFDIMGKNLANPIAAIMSAAEMLRWLGEEKAAEIIEKACKTSIAKGQTTGDLGGKLKTDEVTDVVIKLIEGQ; translated from the exons ATGTCAACTCGTCAACACAACATCGCCGTCATCGCCGGAGATG GTATCGGTATCGAAGTTACCGCATCCACCTTGGAGGTTCTTCGAGCAGTACAGAAGAAACTAGGGGGCTTTGAGCTGAAATTTGATGAACTCGACTACGGAA GCGCCCGATACAAAGCTCAAGGATCATATACCCCGGAAGGATGGCTGGAACATCTACGAAAGTCCGATGCTATCTTCTTTGGTGCTGTTGGTGATCCAGATGTCCCGGATCATATCTCATTATGGGACTTGATCTTACCCATGAGACAAAAATTCCAACAATACGTCAATGTGAGACCATCAGCCATCTTACCTGGTATTCCACCAAGGATCACTAATGCCCAACCGGGTGACCTAGATTGGGTGATTATTCGAGAAAACACTGAAG gcGAATATGCAGGTCAAGGTGGTCGAACTCACGTTGGTACAGAATGGGAAACAGCAACGGAAGTAGCTGTGTTCACTCGAAAAGGTGTAGAGAGAGTTATGAGATTCGCATTTGAGACCGCTCGAAAGAGACCACGAAAATTATTGACAGTGGTCAGTAAGAGTAATGCGCAG CGTTACGGTCTGGTCCTCTGGGATGAAGTTGCAGAGATCGTCTCTAAAGACTTCCCCGATGTCAAATGGGATAAAATGCTT GTGGACGCAATGACCGTCCGAATGGTCACCAAGCCCAAAACACTCGATACTATCGTTACCACCAACCTCCACGGAGA CATTCTATCAGACTTGGCAGCGGGAGTATCCGGATCAATCGGTATCGCCCATTCCTCATCTCTTGATCCGACTCGAAAATCTCCATCACTCTTCGAGCCAGTCCACGGGGCTGCTTTCGACATCATGGGTAAGAATCTTGCCAACCCAATTGCAGCTATTATGTCTGCGGCCGAGATGTTGAGGTGGCTGGGTGAAGAAAAAGCTGCTGAGATCATCGAGAAAGCTTGTAAGACCAGTATTGCAAAAGGTCAAACTACAGGTGATCTGGGTGGGAAATTGAAAACTGACGAGGTGACTGATGTGGTCATCAAACTCATAGAGGGTCAATAA
- a CDS encoding haloacid dehalogenase, type II, with amino-acid sequence MPSVVFDVVGTCFSYDNGAEALQARLGHKLAKYGIPSKLLFYAWVCGTERDYSYLSQIKQYKPFFEILSNTLTRVLFQAGIPAEDLEGFFTAEDVEYIREEYKKLKPRPGLKEMMQTLRDGGFEVWCCSDANVDRVKGYFDHAGVEMPLDHVLSADMVKAGKPEPAVYKFAREKAGSDQPGEVSVFAASHAWDIAAAKSAGFLTAYTTTYELDPCESIFGTADLVTPDLVSLGKGIVEKWGKK; translated from the exons ATGCCTTCTGTTGTCT TTGACGTTGTCGGAACTTGCT TCTCCTACGATAATGGAGCGGAAGCTCTCCAAGCTCGATTAGGCCACAAGTTGGCCAAATACGGCATCCCTTCCAAACTCCTCTTCTACGCCTGGGTGTGCGGTACGGAGCGAGATTACTCCTACCTATCGCAGATCAAACAGTACAAACCATTCTTCGAAATCTTGTCCAACACCCTTACGAGAGTACTTTTCCAAGCTGGTATACCCGCTGAGGACTTGGAGGGTTTCTTCACCGCTGAAGATGTTGAATATATTAGGGAGGAATACAAAAAGCTCAAACCCCGACCaggattgaaagagatgatgcaAACTCTCCGAGACGGTGGATTCGAAGTTTGGTGTTGTTCCGATGCCAATGTTGACCGGGTGAAAGGATACTTCGACCATGCCGGTGTAGAAATGCCATTAGATCATGTATTGTCCGCCGATATGGTCAAAGCTGGTAAACCTGAACCAGCAGTTTACAAATTCGCAAGGGAGAAAGCTGGGTCTGATCAACCTGGGGAAGTCTCTGTATTCGCTG CTTCGCACGCTTGGGATATCGCCGCTGCGAAATCAGCAGGTTTCCTCACTGCTTACACCACCACTTACGAGCTGGATCCATGTGAGTCGATCTTTGGTACCGCCGACCTCGTCACTCCCGATCTTGTCTCTTTGGGTAAAGGTATCGTAGAGAAATGGGGAAAGAAGTAG
- a CDS encoding 4-aminobutyrate transaminase, which translates to MPSVATTSEIPLLPSASKPLPLTTSTQGLQDIADKHITKGLGRLRDHVFKEGKGLRVLTTDNQRLLDFTSGIGVTSLGHAHPDVTAAIVAQAQSIIHVQCAIGLSEPYVQLVESLLTMMPDPSLDSFFFWNSGSEAIEAAIKVARTKTRRNNIVVMQGGYHGRTSGAAALTRSKTSFFKGTGPLMPCVYTTPFPYWHAMGLPKETPEEVLVEQAILGIENLLQQQTAPEDTAAIFLEPVIGEGGYVPTPPAYIKHLRQLCDKHGIMLVVDEIQTGFCRTGKTFAIEHSGVRPDLMVFAKGFANGMPISGIVTRSEIMSAMQPGSLGGTYSGNVVACAAALATTRYMRTHDILGHVNARSEQIFKGLKEIQADTENGGWMIEEVRGQGLMIAIEFKDPKSKLTGKHSRGDITLPGNLNTLVQNACYDRGLLVLTTSIYPVLRLIPALILSEDEVDEMLSTMKEAVKEVAKAVEGK; encoded by the exons ATGCCTTCTGTAGCTACCACCTCGGAAAttccgcttcttccttcgGCTTCAAAGCCTTTGCCTCTGACCACCTCGACTCAAGGTCTTCAAGATATAGCTGACAAGCACATCACCAAAGGTCTGGGTAGACTTCGTGATCATGTTTTCAAGGAGGGCAAGGGTCTGAGAGTACTCACCACT GATAACCAAAGATTGCTCGACTTCACCTCCGGTATTGGAGTGACCTCCCTCGGACATGCTCACCCAGATGTCACTGCTGCTATCGTCGCTCAGGCCCAATCTATCATCCACGTACAATGCGCTATCGGTCTATCTGAACCTTACGTCCAGCTGGTCGAATCGTTGCTCACCATGATGCCCGATCCAAGTCTggacagcttcttcttctggaaCTCGGGTTCTGAAGCTATCGAAGCTGCTATCAAAGTCGCTAGAACCAAAACTAGGAGGAACAACATTGTTGTCATGCAAGGTGGTTACCACG GCCGAACTTCCGGTGCTGCCGCTTTGACGCGATCGAaaacctctttcttcaaGGGTACCGGACCCCTCATG CCATGCGTGTACACTACTCCATTCCCATACTGGCACGCTATGGGATTACCCAAAGAGACCCCCGAAGAAGTCCTTGTCGAACAAGCTATTCTGGGTATCGAGAATCTGCTTCAACAGCAGACCGCTCCTGAGGACACGGCAGCAATCTTCTTGGAACCTGTTatcggtgaaggtggatacgTACCAACCCCTCCAGCATATATCAAACACCTTCGACAACTCTGTGACAAACACGGTATAATGCTTGTGGTGGATGAAATCCAAACTGGTTTCTGCAGGACTGGAAAGACATTCGCCATCGAACATTCAGGTGTGAGACCTGATTTGATGGTGTTCGCTAAAGGTTTTGCCAATGGTATGCCAATCTCTGGTATCGTCACTCGAAGCGAAATCATGAGTGCTATGCAGCCTGGTTCTTTG GGTGGTACATACTCTGGTAACGTCGTTGCATGCGCTGCTGCTCTCGCTACTACTCGATATATGCGAACCCACGATATACTAGGCCATGTCAACGCCAGATCAGAACAGATCTTCAAGGGTTTGAAAGAGATCCAAGCGGATACCGAAAATGGAGGGTGGATGATCGAAGAAGTCAGAGGTCAAGGT TTGATGATTGCCATCGAATTCAAAGACCCCAAATCCAAACTTACTGGAAAACACTCAAGAGGCGATATCACCCTTCCAGGAAACCTTAACACACTGGTACAAAACGCATGTTACGATAGGGGTCTTTTGGTGTTGACCACTAGTATCTACCCtgtattgagattgatcccAGCCTT